One stretch of Phocoena phocoena chromosome 10, mPhoPho1.1, whole genome shotgun sequence DNA includes these proteins:
- the RBM15B gene encoding putative RNA-binding protein 15B — protein sequence MKRQSERDSSPSGRGSSSSAKRPREREREAEAGGRRAAHKASGGAKHPVPTRARDKPRGSGGGGGGGGGHRDGRGAGDANHRASSGRSSGSGAGGGGRGAKASGDPSASGTSPRASPLPPPPPPPGAEPAGPGSSAAAPEYKTLLISSLSPALPAEHLEDRLFHQFKRFGEISLRLSHTPELGRVAYVNFRHPQDAREARQHALARQLLLYDRPLKVEPVYLRGGGGGSSRRSSSSSAAASTPPPGPPAPADPLGYLPLHGGYQYKQRSLSPVAAPPLREPRARHAAAAFALDAAAAAAAVGLSRERALDYYGLYDDRGRPYGYPAVCEEDLMPEDDQRATRNLFIGNLDHSVSEVELRRAFEKYGIIEEVVIKRPARGQGGAYAFLKFQNLDMAHRAKVAMSGRVIGRNPIKIGYGKANPTTRLWVGGLGPNTSLAALAREFDRFGSIRTIDHVKGDSFAYIQYESLDAAQAACAKMRGFPLGGPDRRLRVDFAKAEETRYPQQYQPSPLPVHYELLPDGYTRHRNLDADLRVRDRTPPHLLYSDRDRTFLEGDWTSPSKSSDRRNSLEGYSRSVRSRSGERWGGDGDRGLPKPWEDRRKRRSLSSDRGRTTHSPYEERSRTKGAGQLVDRGSDRTPERSRKENHSSEGTKESSSNSLSNSRHGAEERSHHHHHEAPDSSHGKKTRESERNHRTTEAEPKPLEEPKHETKKLKNLSEYAQTLQLGWNGLLVLKNSCFPTSMHILEGDQGVISSLLKDHTSGSKLTQLKIAQRLRLDQPKLDEVTRRIKQGSPNGYAVLLATQATPSGPGTEGMPTVEPGLQRRLLRNLVSYLKQKQAAGVISLPVGGSKGRDSTGMLYAFPPCDFSQQYLQSALRTLGKLEEEHMVIVIVRDTA from the coding sequence ATGAAGAGGCAGAGCGAGCGAGACTCGAGCCCGAGCGGGCGCGGCTCGTCATCGTCGGCCAAGCGGCCGCGGGAGCGCGAACGGGAGGCGgaggcgggcgggcggcgggcggcgcaCAAGGCCTCGGGCGGCGCCAAGCACCCCGTTCCAACGCGGGCCCGCGACAAACCCCGTGGtagcgggggcggcggcggcggcggcggcggacaTCGCGACGGCCGCGGCGCCGGGGACGCGAATCACCGTGCGAGCAGCGGCCGCTCCTCAGGCTCGGGCGCCGGCGGCGGCGGACGCGGTGCCAAGGCCTCGGGAGACCCGAGCGCTTCGGGCACTTCGCCCCGCGCGTCTCCACTACCGCCACCTCCGCCGCCGCCCGGGGCCGAGCCCGCGGGTCCCGGCTCATCAGCAGCGGCACCCGAATACAAGACGCTGCTCATCAGCAGCCTGAGTCCCGCGCTGCCCGCCGAGCACCTCGAGGACCGGCTTTTCCACCAGTTCAAGCGCTTCGGCGAGATCAGTCTGCGCCTGTCGCACACGCCTGAGCTGGGCCGCGTGGCCTACGTGAACTTCCGGCACCCGCAGGACGCGCGCGAGGCCCGCCAGCACGCCCTGGCCCGCCAGCTGCTGCTCTACGACCGTCCGCTCAAGGTGGAGCCCGTGTACctgcgcggcggcggcggcgggagcagCCGgcgaagcagcagcagcagcgcggCCGCCTCCACGCCGCCCCCGGGGCCACCCGCGCCCGCCGACCCGCTCGGCTACCTCCCGCTTCACGGCGGCTACCAGTACAAGCAGCGTTCGCTGTCCCCGGTTGCCGCCCCGCCACTGCGGGAGCCCCGCGCCCGCCACGCCGCTGCAGCCTTTGCCCTGgatgctgccgccgccgccgccgccgtagGACTATCCCGGGAGCGGGCCCTGGACTACTATGGGCTGTACGACGACCGCGGGCGACCCTATGGCTACCCGGCGGTGTGCGAGGAGGACCTGATGCCTGAGGACGACCAGCGGGCTACGCGCAACCTCTTCATCGGGAACCTGGACCACAGCGTGTCAGAGGTGGAGCTGCGACGGGCTTTCGAGAAGTACGGCATCATTGAGGAGGTGGTCATCAAGAGACCCGCTCGTGGTCAGGGCGGTGCGTATGCCTTCCTCAAATTCCAGAACCTGGACATGGCCCACAGGGCCAAGGTGGCCATGTCGGGTCGGGTGATTGGCCGCAACCCCATTAAGATAGGATATGGCAAGGCCAACCCCACTACTCGCCTCTGGGTGGGTGGCCTGGGACCTAACACCTCACTGGCGGCTCTGGCCCGGGAGTTTGACCGCTTTGGGAGTATTCGGACCATTGATCATGTCAAAGGAGATAGCTTTGCTTACATCCAGTACGAAAGCTTGGACGCAGCCCAGGCCGCCTGTGCTAAAATGAGGGGCTTTCCCTTGGGAGGTCCAGACCGCAGGCTGCGGGTGGATTTTGCCAAAGCAGAGGAGACTCGGTATCCCCAGCAGTACCAGCCCTCACCCCTCCCTGTGCATTACGAGCTGCTCCCAGATGGATACACCCGGCACCGAAACCTGGATGCCGACCTGCGGGTGAGGGATAGGACCCCCCCACACCTCCTTTACTCAGACCGAGACCGGACCTTTTTGGAAGGGGACTGGACCAGCCCCAGTAAAAGCTCTGACCGCCGAAACAGCCTCGAGGGCTACAGCCGCTCAGTGCGCAGCCGGAGTGGTGAGCgctggggaggagatggggacCGGGGCCTGCCCAAGCCCTGGGAGGACAGGCGGAAGCGCCGGAGCCTTTCCAGTGATCGTGGGAGGACAACCCACTCCCCTTACGAGGAACGGAGCAGGACCAAGGGTGCTGGGCAGCTTGTGGACCGAGGCTCTGACCGCACCCCTGAGCGCAGCCGCAAGGAAAACCATTCCAGTGAAGGGACCAAGGAATCGAGCAGCAACTCCCTCAGCAACAGCAGACACGGGGCTGAGGAGCGgagccaccaccaccatcatgagGCTCCAGACTCTTCCCACGGGAAGAAGACTCGGGAGAGCGAGCGCAATCATCGGACCACTGAGGCTGAGCCCAAGCCTCTTGAAGAGCCAAAACACGAGACCAAAAAGCTCAAGAATCTTTCAGAGTATGCCCAGACACTGCAGCTAGGTTGGAATGGGCTTCTAGTGTTGAAAAACAGCTGCTTCCCGACATCTATGCACATCCTAGAGGGGGACCAGGGGGTTATCAGCAGTCTCCTCAAAGACCACACTTCTGGGAGTAAGCTGACCCAGCTGAAGATTGCCCAGCGCCTTCGACTGGACCAGCCCAAGCTCGATGAGGTCACACGACGTATCAAGCAGGGGAGCCCCAATGGCTACGCAGTGCTCCTAGCCACACAGGCGACCCCCAGTGGGCCTGGCACTGAGGGGATGCCCACGGTGGAGCCAGGCCTACAGAGGCGGCTTCTCAGGAACCTGGTCTCCTACTTGAAACAGAAGCAGGCTGCAGGGGTGATCAGCCTGCCAGTGGGTGGGTCCAAGGGCAGAGACAGCACGGGCATGCTCTATGCCTTCCCTCCCTGCGACTTTTCACAGCAGTACCTCCAGTCAGCACTGAGGACATTGGGAAAGCTAGAGGAAGAACACATGGTGATAGTTATAGTAAGAGACACAGCCTAG
- the MANF gene encoding LOW QUALITY PROTEIN: mesencephalic astrocyte-derived neurotrophic factor (The sequence of the model RefSeq protein was modified relative to this genomic sequence to represent the inferred CDS: inserted 4 bases in 2 codons), with translation MRAWCVGGRGGHPXQWGATARGLDLEEARLCGRGVVGRWRRRRXWRRMWATHGLAVALALSVLPGSRALRPGDCEVCISYLGRFYQDLKDRDVTFSPASIEKELIKFCREARGKENRLCYYIGATDDAATKIINEVSKPLAHHIPVEKICEKLKKKDSQICELKYDKQIDLSTVDLKKLRVKELKKILDDWGETCKGCAEKSDYIRKINELMPKYAPKAASSRTDL, from the exons ATGAGGGCATGGTGTGTGGGAGGGCGCGGAGGGCACCC CCAATGGGGAGCCACGGCGCGCGGCCTGGACCTGGAGGAAGCGCGGCTCTGCGGGCGCGGTGTAGTcgggcggtggcggcggcggcg gtggAGGAGGATGTGGGCCACGCACGGGCTGGCTGTGGCGCTGGCTCTGAGCGTGCTGCCGGGCAGCCGGGCGCTGCGGCCGGGCGACTGCGAAG tttgtatttctTATCTGGGAAGATTTTACCAGGACCTCAAAGACAGAGATGTCACATTCTCACCAGCCTCTATTGAAAAAGAACTTATAAAGTTCTGCCGTGAAGCAAGAGGCAAAGAGAATCGGTTG TGCTACTACATTGGGGCCACAGATGATGCAGCCACCAAGATCATCAACGAGGTGTCGAAGCCCCTGGCCCACCACATCCCTGTGGAGAAGATCTGTGAGAAGCTCAAGAAGAAGGACAGCCAGATCTGTGAGCTAAAATACG ACAAGCAGATCGACCTGAGCACAGTAGACCTGAAGAAGCTTCGAGTTAAAGAGCTAAAGAAGATCCTGGACGACTGGGGAGAGACGTGCAAAGGCTGTGCAGAAAAGTCTGACTACATCCGGAAGATTAATGAACTGATGCCTAAATACGCCCCCAAGGCAGCCAGTTCACGGACTGATTTGTAG